A portion of the Adhaeribacter radiodurans genome contains these proteins:
- a CDS encoding acetyl-CoA carboxylase carboxyltransferase subunit alpha: protein MLLDFEQPIVALEGKLKEMKKLAAESQVDVTEAVKALEEKIKTLKKETYANLTRWQRVQLSRHPDRPYTLDYIEGLSTRFIELHGDRNVSDDKAMVGGFGEINGRTIMFIGQQKGRNTKQRQLRNFGMANPEGYRKALRLMKMAEKFNKPIVTFIDTPGAFPGMEAEERGQGEAIARNLKEMFMLKVPVICIIIGEGASGGALGIAIGDRVLMLENTWYSVISPESCSSILWRSWNYKEQAAEALKLTATDMLKNGLIDGIIKEPLGGAHTEPEKMIRILKKNILKTLTELEAIPAEERTIQRIEKFSAMGVVQEL from the coding sequence ATGCTTCTAGATTTTGAACAACCTATTGTAGCGCTCGAAGGCAAACTGAAAGAGATGAAAAAACTGGCGGCTGAAAGCCAGGTAGATGTAACCGAAGCTGTAAAAGCGTTAGAAGAAAAAATTAAAACTCTTAAAAAAGAAACTTACGCGAACTTAACCCGCTGGCAACGAGTACAATTGTCCCGCCACCCAGATCGCCCTTATACTTTAGATTACATTGAAGGCCTAAGCACCCGATTTATTGAATTACACGGCGACCGTAACGTTTCGGACGATAAAGCCATGGTAGGTGGCTTTGGCGAGATAAATGGCCGCACTATTATGTTCATTGGCCAGCAAAAAGGCCGTAATACCAAACAACGGCAACTGCGCAATTTCGGAATGGCAAATCCGGAAGGTTACCGCAAAGCCTTACGTTTGATGAAAATGGCCGAAAAATTTAACAAACCTATTGTTACGTTTATCGACACGCCAGGAGCATTTCCGGGAATGGAAGCTGAAGAACGTGGCCAGGGCGAGGCCATTGCCCGGAATTTGAAAGAGATGTTTATGTTAAAAGTGCCGGTTATCTGTATTATAATCGGCGAAGGTGCTTCGGGTGGGGCTTTAGGAATAGCAATTGGCGATCGGGTGCTCATGCTCGAAAACACCTGGTACTCGGTTATTTCACCGGAATCTTGTTCTTCCATTTTATGGCGTAGCTGGAATTACAAAGAACAAGCTGCCGAAGCCTTAAAGTTAACCGCTACCGATATGTTAAAGAACGGTCTAATTGACGGTATTATTAAAGAGCCATTAGGGGGAGCGCACACCGAACCCGAAAAAATGATTCGTATACTCAAAAAAAATATTCTAAAAACCTTAACTGAATTAGAAGCTATACCTGCCGAAGAGCGCACCATTCAAAGAATTGAGAAATTCTCTGCTATGGGTGTGGTGCAGGAGTTGTAA
- a CDS encoding MBL fold metallo-hydrolase: protein MRLHTIETGFFKLDGGAMFGVVPKSIWQRTNPADENNLCTWAMRCLLIEDGNQLILIDTGIGTKQDPKFFSHYYLHGEHTLESSLRKAGFAFSDITDVFLTHLHFDHCGGAVQYNTNRASLELTFPNATYWTNPDHYKWATEPNPREKASFLKENILPLAESGHLKFVHPQQPSPFHQFDILYVDGHTDKMMLPVIPYKDKKIVYVADLLPSVGHLPIPYVMGYDTRPLLTLQEKESFLNVAATEQYILYFEHDPVHECCTVKLTEKGVRMNEAFTLADV from the coding sequence TTGCGCCTACATACTATCGAAACCGGTTTTTTTAAATTAGACGGGGGTGCTATGTTTGGAGTGGTTCCTAAAAGTATCTGGCAACGCACTAATCCCGCCGATGAGAATAATTTGTGTACCTGGGCCATGCGTTGTTTACTGATAGAAGACGGCAATCAATTGATTTTAATCGATACGGGGATCGGCACCAAACAAGACCCAAAATTCTTTTCGCACTATTACCTCCACGGAGAGCATACTTTAGAATCATCCCTGCGAAAGGCGGGGTTTGCTTTTTCGGATATTACCGATGTTTTTTTAACCCATTTGCATTTCGATCATTGTGGGGGTGCCGTACAGTATAATACCAATCGAGCATCTTTAGAACTTACTTTTCCAAACGCTACTTACTGGACCAATCCAGACCATTATAAATGGGCCACTGAACCGAACCCCCGCGAAAAAGCTAGCTTTTTAAAGGAAAATATTTTACCCTTAGCGGAAAGTGGCCATTTAAAATTTGTTCATCCACAGCAACCTTCACCTTTTCATCAGTTCGATATTTTGTACGTAGATGGGCATACCGATAAAATGATGTTACCGGTAATTCCCTACAAAGACAAAAAAATAGTTTACGTCGCGGACCTGCTTCCCTCCGTGGGGCATTTACCTATACCGTATGTAATGGGTTACGACACCCGGCCTTTGCTAACTTTACAGGAAAAAGAGAGTTTCTTAAATGTTGCCGCTACCGAACAATACATATTATATTTTGAACACGATCCTGTTCACGAGTGCTGCACCGTAAAACTTACTGAAAAAGGTGTTCGTATGAACGAAGCCTTTACTTTAGCAGACGTATAA
- a CDS encoding patatin-like phospholipase family protein, giving the protein MKIGLVMSGGAVHGMAHLGTLKALTELQIPIHALSGVSSGAIAGAFYAAGFAPEEIFEIATRISYWQLARPAFNKRGLIRLDNLEKEFVKYLGNKTFEDLSLPFYICATDLRQGTTIYFSSGELIKPLLASNTVPVLSPPVEYQNYLLVDGGLLNNLPVECLVNITDFRIASHVNPMNSEAELKTFRSILERTCHLAVNNTVEPRLSFCNLVIEPPLLKYFSLTDLKNARKMFEAGYEHTLSLSDKLLALKD; this is encoded by the coding sequence ATGAAAATTGGGTTAGTGATGTCGGGCGGTGCGGTGCACGGCATGGCGCATTTAGGAACTTTAAAAGCTCTTACTGAACTACAAATACCGATACACGCTCTGTCGGGGGTAAGCTCCGGCGCTATTGCCGGCGCTTTTTACGCTGCCGGGTTTGCCCCGGAAGAAATCTTTGAAATTGCTACCCGAATATCTTATTGGCAACTGGCCCGGCCAGCTTTTAACAAACGCGGCTTAATCCGTTTAGATAATTTGGAGAAAGAATTTGTTAAGTATTTAGGCAACAAAACATTCGAAGATTTAAGCTTACCATTTTATATCTGTGCCACCGATTTACGCCAGGGTACAACTATATATTTTTCTTCAGGCGAGTTAATCAAACCTTTGTTAGCTTCCAATACAGTTCCCGTACTTAGTCCGCCGGTAGAGTACCAAAACTATTTGCTGGTAGATGGTGGATTGCTTAATAATTTACCGGTAGAATGTTTAGTAAATATAACCGATTTCCGGATTGCCAGCCACGTAAACCCCATGAACTCCGAAGCCGAATTAAAAACATTCCGGAGTATTCTGGAACGTACCTGCCATTTGGCGGTGAACAATACAGTCGAACCCCGCCTATCTTTTTGCAATTTAGTAATTGAGCCGCCCTTGTTAAAGTATTTTAGTTTAACGGATCTAAAAAATGCCCGCAAAATGTTTGAAGCGGGTTACGAACATACTTTAAGCTTGTCAGACAAGTTGTTAGCTTTAAAAGATTAA
- a CDS encoding lysophospholipid acyltransferase family protein — MLAKFLSHIIFKVSGWKVVGRIPANVPKCIMIAAPHTSNWDFLYARCAFYIMGVDVRFTIKKEAIKWPILGPWIQYMGALPVDRSKNNSLVQAMVDIFNQNEKMVIMITPEGTRKYQPRWRRGFYHAAVGANVPICLGYLDYAKKEAGVGPIFYPTGNIEKDLEDILAFYRTKTAKFPENGVR, encoded by the coding sequence ATGCTGGCAAAATTTTTATCTCATATTATCTTTAAAGTATCGGGCTGGAAAGTTGTTGGCCGTATTCCGGCGAACGTTCCTAAATGTATTATGATAGCTGCGCCGCATACGAGTAATTGGGATTTTTTGTATGCCCGCTGCGCCTTTTACATTATGGGGGTAGATGTACGTTTTACTATTAAAAAAGAAGCAATAAAATGGCCTATATTGGGTCCGTGGATTCAATACATGGGCGCTTTGCCCGTTGATAGAAGTAAAAATAATAGCCTGGTACAAGCCATGGTTGACATTTTCAACCAGAACGAAAAAATGGTAATTATGATTACGCCGGAAGGAACCCGTAAATACCAGCCCCGCTGGCGCCGGGGATTCTATCATGCTGCAGTTGGCGCGAATGTACCTATTTGCCTAGGTTACCTCGACTATGCTAAAAAAGAAGCCGGTGTTGGTCCAATTTTTTATCCAACGGGCAACATCGAGAAAGATTTAGAAGATATTTTGGCATTTTACCGCACCAAAACAGCCAAGTTCCCGGAAAACGGAGTGCGTTAA
- a CDS encoding PKD domain-containing protein, with protein MKKKLVPKSLNVLSLPIKCYLLLLFYFLISSQSQASAFKVVPIKNTSADYIGSANLKTAFAGEQISSFILINSATKATIQTLTSGSTINLATLPTTNINIRANTSPATIGSVVFILSGTESRNQIESKGPYELFGDNLPWTPKIGSYTLKATPYSSSGGKGTAGTAKTISFTVINSTNATNKAPLANAGPDKAITLPANEVTLTGSGTDSDGTISSYTWKQVSGPSTATFSSKTVASPTISNFYAGKYQFTLTVRDDKNVASSQDYVTVMVNPAAEVKVNFQDQSTVPPSGWLADYGQAFGTRTSPNQGTGLQYGWRKRSDNSLLDIIGNGRNRNTPADATLATLIHMQADDVVGAFNGVKAEGFWEMKVANGIYDVTVSAGDAGVYTLPESHSVNVEGRQAISDFIPSGSTGTSTRFKSAKVRVAVTDGLLTIDADGGFNTKINSTQIVPVTNGPFAFWSLNEQQITVEKGDISSNKTFSLDLSNTTNKNDVQYTISAQYDGDKGDWLSFNPSHTGAEPNVIFDYSKAEDLPVGTYQATINAEASGFGTASVAIILTVSAPHPYVISSTPADSATSVSVNTSSIAANNLFVPEVEGYQGGVDNSTITTNTVLLLKVSGNTTTQIQGVVQGTGGGDAISFSPTFALEPNSTYKFMVTDGVKSLSGASFVPYNAIFTTGAAIEPVDPILVEFTKVPIPGTQNKKYSSLTIGPDGKFYALLLNGNIERYAINHQDGSLTYEAVINTLQGKYGDRSAIGLVFAPTSTASNLVAYVSHCSSGLAAAPEFDGKISRLSGSGLAIEQLMVTNLPRSAKDHLVNSLVFGPDGAMYIDQGSNSSMGSYDGSWQRTESLLSAAILRLDLAKLTTLPLDVKTTSDQNLINTATASQLRLSDGTYNPFASNAPLTIYASGVRNSYDLVWHSNGQLYAPANGSAAGGNTPISVTGTRRPDGTFYNGPAVAATSGVKVQNDWLFRINPLKGVGYFGHPNPLRGEYVANRGYADNPKYPSSLGSDTNYRGAAFNFELNRSPNGAIEYKSNAFNGALKGKLLVCRFSGGGDIIVLQPGSLTKGSPEADYDILTSYTGAGTKGLVGMSGFINPLDIVEDVQTGNLYVIEFNWNNIPDRTAQITLLRVSSISDEDGFATAFPEKITATEVVGVTQTASSKIVNSLATAPTTKKDKDKDKDKDKDKDKGKDKGKPELPDYSKVTQHAVTISNTGRGNLKLKNLGIVGENAREFVMTGQPNAKPNKPVKIRKNSSVTFNIAFFPASAGLKTAKLEASSQKRKKDQVVSVELVGFGIQYEVNDSTTIESLEANANKMINKVTKKATDKEPVLKVYPNPNTIGSKIYVDLADFGKLEPVTLTIYDSFGQIYQAKTVKTDANGIVSAELPVTKTMKPGIYIIKANGPSGQKQTKVIIEN; from the coding sequence ATGAAAAAAAAGCTTGTACCCAAATCTCTTAACGTACTATCACTCCCTATTAAATGCTATTTGCTTTTGCTATTTTACTTTTTAATTAGCTCTCAAAGTCAAGCATCTGCTTTTAAAGTTGTTCCTATTAAAAATACCTCTGCCGATTATATCGGTTCTGCCAATTTAAAAACGGCTTTTGCGGGTGAACAAATAAGCAGCTTTATCTTAATTAATTCCGCCACCAAAGCTACCATTCAAACTCTTACAAGTGGCAGCACTATTAATTTAGCTACGTTACCAACCACAAATATTAATATACGAGCCAATACTAGTCCGGCTACCATTGGCAGTGTGGTTTTTATTTTAAGCGGAACGGAAAGCCGAAACCAAATAGAATCGAAAGGTCCGTATGAATTATTCGGCGACAATTTACCCTGGACGCCAAAAATAGGAAGTTATACTTTAAAGGCAACTCCCTACTCGAGTTCGGGTGGTAAAGGAACAGCGGGTACCGCTAAAACTATATCTTTTACGGTAATTAACAGCACTAATGCTACCAATAAAGCTCCTTTGGCTAATGCTGGTCCGGATAAAGCAATAACTTTGCCCGCTAACGAAGTAACTTTAACGGGTTCCGGAACAGATTCTGATGGCACTATCAGCAGCTATACCTGGAAACAAGTAAGCGGGCCAAGTACAGCTACCTTCAGCAGTAAAACAGTTGCTTCTCCTACAATTAGTAATTTTTACGCGGGTAAATACCAGTTTACTCTTACCGTAAGAGACGATAAAAATGTGGCGAGTAGTCAGGATTACGTAACTGTAATGGTAAACCCAGCAGCTGAAGTTAAAGTTAATTTTCAGGATCAGTCTACCGTTCCGCCTTCGGGCTGGTTAGCAGATTATGGTCAGGCATTTGGTACGCGTACGAGTCCAAACCAGGGCACGGGTTTGCAATATGGCTGGAGAAAAAGAAGTGACAACAGTTTATTAGATATAATAGGCAATGGCCGGAACAGAAATACGCCTGCCGATGCCACATTAGCTACTTTAATCCACATGCAAGCCGACGATGTAGTTGGCGCTTTTAACGGTGTTAAAGCCGAAGGTTTCTGGGAAATGAAAGTAGCCAATGGCATTTACGATGTAACCGTTTCGGCCGGTGATGCCGGTGTTTATACGTTGCCCGAAAGCCATTCAGTGAACGTAGAAGGCCGCCAGGCCATTTCGGATTTTATACCCTCGGGTTCTACCGGAACCAGCACCCGCTTTAAATCAGCCAAGGTACGGGTAGCAGTTACCGATGGTTTGTTAACGATTGATGCCGATGGTGGCTTTAATACTAAAATCAACTCCACGCAAATTGTACCCGTTACAAATGGACCTTTTGCGTTTTGGTCTCTAAACGAGCAGCAAATAACCGTAGAAAAAGGAGATATCAGCAGTAATAAAACGTTCTCCTTAGATTTAAGCAATACCACTAATAAAAATGATGTGCAGTACACTATTTCTGCGCAATACGATGGGGATAAAGGTGACTGGTTAAGTTTTAATCCGAGCCATACCGGTGCCGAGCCAAATGTAATTTTTGATTATTCTAAAGCCGAAGACCTGCCTGTAGGTACTTACCAAGCCACTATAAACGCCGAAGCCTCCGGCTTCGGAACGGCAAGTGTTGCTATCATACTGACGGTAAGCGCTCCTCACCCTTATGTTATTTCTTCTACACCAGCGGATAGTGCTACTAGTGTAAGTGTAAATACTTCCAGTATTGCGGCTAACAACTTATTTGTACCCGAAGTAGAAGGTTACCAGGGAGGCGTAGACAACAGCACCATTACCACTAATACAGTTTTACTTCTCAAAGTATCGGGCAATACTACTACTCAAATACAAGGGGTGGTGCAAGGTACCGGCGGTGGTGACGCGATCAGCTTTTCGCCTACTTTTGCCTTAGAGCCCAATTCTACTTATAAATTTATGGTTACGGATGGCGTTAAATCACTTAGTGGTGCTTCCTTCGTTCCGTATAACGCTATTTTTACTACAGGTGCCGCCATTGAACCGGTTGATCCAATTTTAGTGGAGTTTACGAAAGTGCCCATTCCAGGTACCCAAAACAAGAAGTATTCTTCTTTAACCATTGGCCCGGATGGTAAATTTTATGCTCTTTTACTTAACGGCAATATTGAACGGTATGCCATTAATCACCAGGATGGCAGCCTTACCTACGAAGCTGTTATTAATACTTTACAAGGCAAATACGGCGACCGCTCGGCTATTGGGTTAGTTTTTGCGCCTACGTCTACTGCGTCCAATTTAGTAGCTTATGTATCGCATTGCTCTTCTGGCTTAGCTGCCGCACCGGAATTTGACGGTAAAATTTCCAGATTAAGCGGATCCGGGTTAGCTATCGAACAATTAATGGTAACTAACCTACCTCGTTCGGCCAAAGACCATTTAGTAAATAGTTTAGTTTTTGGGCCAGACGGCGCTATGTACATCGACCAGGGTAGTAATAGTTCGATGGGTTCGTACGATGGTTCGTGGCAGCGTACCGAAAGTTTATTGTCGGCTGCCATTTTACGTTTAGACCTTGCCAAACTTACCACTTTACCCCTCGACGTTAAAACTACTTCTGACCAAAATTTAATAAATACAGCTACAGCTAGTCAATTGCGGTTGAGCGATGGTACGTATAATCCGTTTGCCAGTAACGCGCCGCTTACTATCTATGCCTCCGGAGTTCGGAATTCCTACGATCTGGTATGGCACAGTAATGGTCAGTTATATGCACCGGCCAACGGTTCTGCGGCAGGTGGTAACACACCGATTTCCGTGACGGGTACCCGCCGACCAGATGGCACCTTCTACAATGGCCCGGCTGTAGCTGCTACTTCAGGAGTGAAGGTGCAAAATGACTGGCTATTCCGTATTAATCCGCTCAAAGGGGTGGGTTATTTTGGGCACCCTAATCCTTTACGTGGCGAGTACGTGGCTAACCGGGGCTACGCCGATAATCCGAAATATCCTAGTTCTTTAGGATCAGACACTAACTACCGGGGAGCCGCCTTTAATTTTGAACTGAACCGCTCACCTAATGGGGCAATCGAATACAAGAGCAATGCTTTTAACGGCGCTTTAAAAGGCAAATTACTGGTTTGTCGTTTTAGTGGCGGGGGCGATATAATTGTATTACAACCAGGTTCCTTAACAAAAGGCAGCCCGGAAGCAGATTACGATATCCTGACAAGTTACACGGGTGCCGGTACCAAGGGTTTAGTTGGAATGTCGGGCTTTATTAACCCACTGGATATTGTGGAAGATGTGCAAACAGGTAATTTGTACGTGATTGAGTTTAACTGGAACAATATTCCGGATAGAACCGCTCAAATTACTTTGTTGCGGGTGAGCAGCATTTCTGACGAAGATGGATTTGCCACTGCTTTTCCGGAGAAGATTACTGCTACCGAAGTGGTGGGAGTTACGCAAACAGCTAGTTCTAAAATTGTAAATTCGCTGGCTACTGCACCTACCACTAAAAAAGATAAGGATAAGGATAAAGACAAGGACAAGGACAAGGACAAGGGCAAAGATAAGGGCAAGCCAGAGTTGCCCGATTATTCTAAAGTTACCCAACATGCCGTAACCATATCAAATACTGGCCGGGGTAACCTTAAATTGAAAAACCTGGGAATTGTAGGAGAAAATGCGAGGGAGTTTGTAATGACAGGGCAACCCAATGCTAAACCAAATAAACCGGTAAAAATTCGTAAAAACAGCTCCGTAACCTTTAATATCGCTTTCTTTCCCGCTTCGGCAGGGTTAAAAACAGCCAAACTCGAAGCATCTAGCCAAAAACGGAAGAAAGATCAAGTGGTATCCGTAGAATTAGTTGGATTTGGTATTCAGTACGAAGTCAATGATTCCACAACCATTGAATCGTTAGAAGCTAATGCTAATAAAATGATAAATAAGGTTACCAAAAAGGCAACTGATAAAGAACCTGTGCTGAAAGTATATCCTAACCCAAATACCATTGGATCAAAAATTTATGTAGATCTGGCTGATTTTGGTAAACTAGAACCCGTAACGCTTACTATTTATGATAGCTTCGGACAAATCTATCAGGCTAAAACTGTTAAAACAGATGCGAATGGAATTGTTTCGGCGGAGTTGCCCGTAACGAAAACCATGAAACCCGGCATTTACATTATTAAAGCCAATGGACCTTCAGGTCAAAAACAAACGAAAGTTATAATAGAAAATTAA
- a CDS encoding 4Fe-4S binding protein, translated as MALNGKTTTAIQFPDETDWLQKVALSGFGLGLLLIFLSGFQAAGERNLMFSGILVGLTSLLVYFLRTYFKNHPGIRNNGIWLRGSTSRGAIAWVTGIFLTGFYVVLYWWPDLMNGLIRSINPLSYWLRGNAADRWFLYGTFYTLAVLIMGVRALLKYRHSPYQIIRTLSVMFFQLVLAYLIPYFLVQLNQPEFYLSYFWPLKYDYLFPGTVGYLIKTPGALGVFFFFWTAIISLIGVPILTYFFGKRWYCSWVCGCGGLAETAGDPYRHLSDKSRAAWRWEVAIIYPILGFIVLTTLLLWINSLMGGGLLGRLSNEFSQTYGFFIGSIFSGVIGVGFYPIMGSRVWCRFGCPMAAYLGILQKHFSRFRITTNGGQCISCGNCSTYCEMGIDVRWYAQQGQPIIRASCVGCGMCATVCPRGVLNLENGPRENRYQPTALISPESLRILS; from the coding sequence ATGGCATTAAACGGTAAAACCACTACGGCAATTCAGTTTCCGGATGAAACTGATTGGCTGCAAAAAGTAGCTTTAAGCGGGTTTGGCTTAGGTTTGTTATTAATTTTTTTAAGTGGCTTTCAAGCTGCCGGCGAGAGGAATTTAATGTTCTCCGGGATTTTAGTGGGTTTAACATCTTTGCTTGTTTATTTCCTGCGCACCTATTTCAAGAATCATCCGGGTATCAGAAATAATGGAATCTGGTTGCGCGGCTCCACTAGTCGTGGCGCAATAGCTTGGGTTACCGGAATATTTTTAACGGGTTTTTACGTGGTATTATACTGGTGGCCCGATTTAATGAATGGCCTTATTCGCAGTATAAATCCACTAAGTTACTGGTTGCGCGGCAATGCGGCCGACCGGTGGTTTTTATACGGCACCTTTTACACGTTGGCCGTTCTGATTATGGGAGTACGGGCATTATTAAAATATCGTCATAGTCCTTACCAGATTATCCGCACCTTATCTGTAATGTTTTTCCAGTTAGTGCTGGCTTACTTAATTCCGTATTTCTTAGTTCAGTTAAACCAGCCGGAGTTTTATTTATCTTACTTTTGGCCGCTTAAATACGATTATTTGTTTCCGGGTACGGTAGGTTATTTAATTAAAACGCCAGGAGCTTTAGGAGTATTCTTTTTTTTCTGGACAGCCATAATTTCTTTAATTGGCGTACCTATACTCACTTACTTTTTTGGGAAACGCTGGTATTGCAGTTGGGTGTGTGGCTGCGGAGGATTGGCCGAAACAGCGGGCGATCCGTACCGGCATTTATCAGATAAATCCCGGGCTGCCTGGCGCTGGGAAGTAGCTATAATTTATCCTATTCTGGGCTTTATTGTTCTTACTACGCTGTTGCTATGGATTAACTCCCTTATGGGTGGGGGCTTACTGGGTCGTTTATCAAATGAGTTTTCGCAAACCTACGGTTTTTTCATTGGATCTATCTTTTCGGGCGTAATTGGCGTAGGTTTTTACCCAATTATGGGCTCACGCGTTTGGTGCCGCTTTGGTTGCCCAATGGCAGCGTACCTGGGTATTTTACAAAAACATTTTTCCCGTTTCCGGATAACAACTAATGGCGGCCAATGTATTTCGTGCGGTAATTGCTCTACTTACTGCGAAATGGGAATTGATGTACGTTGGTATGCGCAGCAAGGTCAACCAATTATCCGGGCTTCGTGCGTGGGTTGTGGTATGTGCGCCACTGTTTGTCCGCGGGGCGTTTTAAACTTAGAGAACGGCCCCCGTGAAAATCGTTACCAGCCAACTGCCCTTATTTCACCGGAAAGTCTACGGATTTTAAGTTAA
- a CDS encoding alpha/beta fold hydrolase, with amino-acid sequence MSLIIQRRKLVLLIFILVVSLVKKAWSQTPAIPEVLDAELTGYTYPCPVHFLNLKIENQACRMAYMDAVPEKFNASRPAIVLLHGKNFLGAYWRQTIKFLNKQGYRVIVPDQIGFGKSSKPSLHYSFHQLATNTRQLLDTLGVTKAIVIGHSMGGMLATRFALMYPEVVTKLILENPIGLEDYRPIVPFTTLDAAYQKEVKTSEESIRNYFKTYFPEWKPEYDEWVKIPAAQTHSKDYPEVAFASAQTYDMIYQQPIIYELEQLQMPTLLIIGQTDRTVVGKANIKDKTVLAKAGNYPTLGRKAVNQIRTSKLVGLPGIGHIPHLQDPDAFHKAVTNFLR; translated from the coding sequence ATGTCTTTAATAATTCAGAGGCGAAAGCTGGTTTTATTAATTTTTATTTTAGTAGTTTCTCTGGTTAAAAAGGCTTGGTCGCAAACGCCGGCCATCCCGGAAGTTCTGGATGCGGAACTAACAGGTTATACTTATCCCTGCCCGGTCCATTTTTTAAACTTAAAAATTGAAAATCAAGCCTGCCGGATGGCTTATATGGATGCCGTTCCGGAAAAATTTAATGCTTCGCGTCCCGCCATTGTACTGTTGCACGGTAAAAATTTTTTAGGCGCTTATTGGCGACAGACCATTAAATTTTTAAATAAACAAGGGTACCGGGTAATTGTGCCCGACCAAATTGGTTTCGGAAAATCTTCTAAACCCTCTCTCCACTACAGTTTTCACCAGCTTGCTACTAATACCCGGCAATTATTAGATACTTTAGGCGTAACAAAAGCCATTGTAATTGGGCATTCTATGGGCGGAATGTTGGCTACCCGGTTTGCGCTCATGTATCCGGAAGTAGTTACTAAATTGATTCTGGAAAATCCGATTGGGTTAGAAGATTACCGACCAATTGTGCCTTTTACTACTTTAGACGCTGCTTATCAGAAAGAAGTAAAAACCTCAGAAGAATCTATCCGGAATTATTTTAAAACTTATTTCCCGGAGTGGAAACCGGAATACGACGAATGGGTAAAAATACCCGCCGCCCAAACCCACAGTAAAGATTACCCGGAAGTAGCTTTTGCCTCGGCCCAAACTTACGATATGATATACCAGCAGCCCATTATTTACGAATTAGAGCAACTGCAAATGCCTACGTTATTAATTATTGGACAAACCGATCGAACGGTAGTGGGTAAGGCCAACATTAAAGACAAAACCGTATTGGCCAAAGCCGGAAATTATCCTACTTTGGGGAGAAAAGCCGTAAACCAAATTAGAACCAGTAAATTAGTGGGCTTACCAGGAATAGGCCACATTCCGCATTTACAAGACCCGGATGCTTTCCATAAAGCCGTTACGAATTTTTTAAGGTAA
- a CDS encoding peroxiredoxin → MLNPGTPAPDFELKNSQGESFSLSDLQNKKNVVLYFYPKNDTRGCTAEACSFRDQFEIFQEHGAEVIGVSSDDLASHQKFSTKYQLPFTLLSDPAGKVAKMYGVPKTLGLIPGRATFVIDKSGTIQYAFNSQLKPLEHVHNALRILQQLSSDNT, encoded by the coding sequence ATGCTGAATCCTGGAACACCAGCTCCTGACTTTGAACTAAAAAATTCGCAAGGCGAATCTTTTTCCTTATCCGATTTACAAAACAAGAAGAACGTAGTATTGTATTTTTATCCTAAAAACGATACCCGCGGTTGCACGGCCGAAGCCTGCTCTTTTCGGGATCAATTCGAGATTTTTCAGGAACATGGTGCTGAAGTAATTGGCGTTTCTTCCGATGATTTAGCGTCTCACCAAAAATTTTCAACTAAATACCAATTACCTTTTACTTTGTTAAGTGACCCTGCTGGTAAAGTGGCTAAAATGTACGGGGTACCTAAAACGCTGGGCTTAATTCCGGGCCGGGCTACGTTTGTTATTGATAAATCCGGAACAATTCAATATGCATTTAATTCCCAGTTAAAACCGTTGGAACACGTACATAATGCTTTAAGAATTTTGCAGCAACTTTCTTCGGACAATACCTGA